A single window of Syntrophales bacterium DNA harbors:
- a CDS encoding sigma-54 dependent transcriptional regulator, translating into MANILVVDDDQGMRDLLEIMLAREGHTVATAPGGREALHIFEKKPFDLVITDLRMPRVDGIGLLRSIKELSPETVVVLVTAYASGETALAAMKEGAYDYLEKNFNIDRLTSLVNDALEKKGSLQEEARFMKTLEQSPGFSGMVGKSKGMLKLYSMVRKVADTGANVLILGESGTGKELVARSIHENSPRKTCSFVVINCGGIPETLLESELFGYMKGSFSGAYGDKPGLFEHAQGGTIFLDEIGELSPFLQVKLLRVVQEKTFRRIGGADDITVDARIISATNQDLEAKVAAKEFREDLYYRLNVIPLRIPPLRERREDIPLLVNYFIEKYAGELGRSVQKISDYALELLLTYPFPGNVRELENIIERSVAMERSAIILPESLLLSGTGLPDSAGDAPESIPAEGVDLNQLLERYEARLIEEALKKADGSKSKAARLLKITPDSLRYRIENKGGRT; encoded by the coding sequence ATGGCGAACATCCTGGTAGTTGACGATGATCAGGGAATGCGGGATTTGCTGGAAATTATGCTTGCCCGGGAGGGACACACAGTGGCTACGGCGCCCGGGGGGAGGGAAGCCCTTCACATCTTTGAAAAGAAGCCCTTTGACCTGGTTATAACCGATCTGCGGATGCCCCGCGTTGACGGCATCGGGCTGCTCCGTTCCATCAAGGAACTGTCCCCCGAAACGGTGGTAGTACTCGTTACTGCCTATGCATCGGGGGAAACCGCCCTGGCCGCGATGAAAGAGGGGGCCTACGATTACCTGGAGAAAAACTTCAACATTGACCGTCTTACGAGCCTGGTGAATGATGCTCTTGAAAAGAAAGGCTCCCTCCAGGAGGAGGCTCGGTTCATGAAAACCCTTGAGCAGTCTCCCGGTTTCAGCGGCATGGTAGGGAAAAGCAAGGGAATGCTGAAACTGTATTCCATGGTCAGAAAGGTGGCCGATACGGGCGCCAATGTCCTCATACTCGGTGAAAGTGGAACGGGCAAAGAACTGGTGGCCCGGTCCATCCACGAGAACAGCCCGCGCAAGACCTGTTCCTTTGTCGTCATCAACTGCGGGGGCATTCCGGAGACGCTGCTGGAAAGCGAACTTTTCGGCTACATGAAGGGTTCCTTCAGCGGCGCCTACGGCGACAAGCCGGGTCTCTTCGAACACGCCCAGGGCGGTACGATTTTTCTGGATGAAATCGGCGAGCTTTCACCGTTCCTTCAGGTGAAACTTCTTCGGGTTGTCCAGGAGAAAACCTTCAGGAGAATAGGCGGGGCCGATGACATCACCGTGGATGCCCGTATTATTTCGGCAACCAACCAGGACTTGGAAGCGAAGGTGGCGGCTAAAGAATTCAGGGAGGACCTTTACTATCGTCTTAACGTGATCCCCCTGAGAATCCCGCCTCTTCGGGAGCGCCGTGAAGATATCCCCCTTCTGGTGAACTATTTTATCGAAAAATACGCCGGGGAACTGGGAAGAAGCGTTCAAAAAATATCGGATTACGCCCTGGAACTTCTGTTGACGTATCCCTTCCCGGGGAATGTGAGAGAGCTGGAAAACATTATCGAGCGCAGCGTGGCCATGGAGCGCTCAGCCATCATCCTCCCGGAGAGCCTGCTTCTTTCAGGGACCGGCCTGCCTGATTCCGCGGGTGATGCCCCCGAATCAATCCCCGCCGAGGGGGTCGACCTGAACCAACTCCTGGAACGGTACGAAGCCCGCCTGATTGAGGAGGCCCTGAAAAAAGCCGACGGGTCAAAAAGCAAAGCGGCCCGGCTCCTGAAGATTACCCCCGATTCCCTCCGCTACCGCATAGAAAACAAGGGGGGACGTACTTAA